In one Deltaproteobacteria bacterium genomic region, the following are encoded:
- a CDS encoding helix-turn-helix transcriptional regulator has translation MRLRGARHRQGLTQIQLAALTGIPQRHISEMENGKRSIGKARARTLGKALNLSYRVLL, from the coding sequence ATTCGTCTCCGGGGTGCGCGTCATAGACAAGGATTGACTCAGATCCAACTTGCCGCGTTGACCGGGATTCCGCAAAGGCACATTTCGGAGATGGAGAACGGCAAGCGCTCCATCGGCAAAGCGCGCGCCAGAACCCTGGGGAAGGCATTGAACCTGAGTTATCGGGTGTTGTTGTAG
- a CDS encoding nucleotidyltransferase family protein, with protein MKTDFYIPKEPIASFCREHHIRRLAVFGSALRSDFRNDSDIDLLVEFEPDHTPGLFGIARMERELSVLLGGRKVDLRTPEDLSRYFRRRVLEDAVVQYAGE; from the coding sequence ATGAAGACTGATTTTTACATCCCCAAAGAACCGATCGCCTCGTTTTGCCGAGAGCATCATATTCGGCGGCTGGCCGTCTTCGGCTCGGCGCTTCGATCCGATTTCCGAAACGACAGCGACATCGATCTGCTGGTCGAGTTCGAACCGGATCACACACCCGGCCTTTTCGGAATAGCTCGCATGGAACGCGAACTTTCAGTCTTGCTTGGTGGGAGAAAAGTCGATCTTCGCACGCCGGAGGACCTGAGCCGGTATTTTCGCCGGCGTGTACTGGAGGACGCGGTGGTGCAGTATGCGGGGGAGTGA
- the rsmA gene encoding ribosomal RNA small subunit methyltransferase A: protein MTSTDPCKPAPAMLHRPRKRWGQHFLRDGSIIRSIVDRSGVGPEDHVIEIGPGKGALTACLCERVRFVTAVEIDRDLIQYLEDRLSRVSNLSLVQKDFLKLNLQDLLASDSEGLILMGNIPYNLSAPILYKLIESAPLIRNATLMVQQEVADRVLADPNTKSYGVLSVLMQYHATPKRLLTIPPEAFYPKPKVYSTVIQLDFRRPHPSRSGNEPLFKHVVKGAFSSRRKMIKNALMNSPYLSPHPDRIARALDQAGIDGRVRAESLDIDAFVALTASFDQLNY from the coding sequence ATGACGTCGACAGACCCATGCAAACCGGCGCCCGCCATGCTGCACAGGCCACGGAAACGGTGGGGCCAGCACTTCCTCAGGGATGGAAGTATCATACGCTCCATTGTCGATCGCAGTGGCGTCGGACCGGAAGACCATGTCATCGAGATCGGACCCGGAAAGGGCGCCCTCACCGCCTGCCTCTGTGAGCGGGTCCGCTTCGTTACCGCCGTCGAGATCGACCGGGACCTGATTCAATACCTCGAAGATCGCCTGTCCCGGGTGTCCAATCTGTCCCTGGTTCAAAAGGATTTCCTGAAACTGAATCTGCAGGACCTTCTTGCGTCGGATTCCGAGGGGCTGATCCTGATGGGGAACATACCCTATAATCTGTCCGCTCCCATTCTGTACAAACTGATCGAATCCGCACCTCTGATCCGTAACGCCACATTAATGGTGCAGCAGGAGGTGGCGGATCGCGTGCTGGCCGATCCCAATACCAAGTCCTATGGCGTACTGAGCGTGCTCATGCAATACCATGCCACGCCGAAACGCCTGTTGACCATTCCACCGGAGGCCTTTTACCCTAAACCCAAGGTCTACTCGACCGTGATTCAGCTGGATTTCCGCCGGCCCCACCCGAGCAGAAGCGGCAACGAGCCCCTGTTCAAACACGTAGTAAAAGGCGCCTTCAGCAGCCGCAGAAAAATGATCAAGAACGCCCTGATGAACAGCCCGTATCTATCACCCCACCCCGACAGGATCGCGAGAGCCCTCGATCAGGCCGGCATCGACGGACGCGTCCGGGCCGAATCCCTCGATATCGACGCGTTCGTCGCCCTCACCGCATCCTTCGACCAGCTGAACTATTAA
- the fbp gene encoding class 1 fructose-bisphosphatase, which translates to MPAQRGMTLTQHIHEQEKLKPEARGAFTKLINELVVAAKIISREVNQAGLAESMGYTGDVNIQGEEVQKLDQFANNLICRRLERCGVLCGMASEEVADIMEIPERFDTGDYLLLFDPLDGSSNIDVNISIGTIFSVIRKCSDGNAPLTSDFLQRGNEQVAAGYFLYGSSTMLVYTTGNGANGFTLDPSVGEFFLSHPNIQTPERAKVYSVNEGNWNYWSEGVRGYIDYLKGTKNAIGKAYSSRYVGSLVADFHRNLLKGGIFMYPSDTKDPKKAFGKLRYLYECAPLAFVVEQAGGYASTGEGRLLDFEPQSIHQRVPIYIGSKLDVLEAEEFVQGKR; encoded by the coding sequence ATGCCCGCACAGAGGGGAATGACACTAACGCAACACATTCACGAGCAGGAAAAACTCAAACCGGAAGCCAGAGGCGCTTTCACCAAACTGATCAATGAACTTGTCGTAGCCGCCAAGATCATCTCCCGCGAAGTCAATCAGGCCGGACTCGCCGAATCCATGGGTTACACGGGCGACGTAAACATACAGGGTGAAGAAGTTCAAAAACTCGATCAATTCGCCAACAACCTGATTTGCAGGCGTTTGGAACGGTGCGGCGTCCTATGCGGCATGGCCTCCGAGGAAGTGGCGGACATCATGGAGATTCCAGAACGCTTCGATACGGGCGATTATCTCCTTTTGTTCGATCCGTTGGACGGCTCGTCCAACATCGATGTGAACATCAGCATCGGGACCATCTTCTCCGTGATCCGGAAGTGCTCTGATGGTAACGCTCCGCTGACCAGTGACTTTCTCCAGAGGGGAAACGAACAGGTGGCCGCCGGCTACTTTCTTTACGGTTCCAGCACCATGCTGGTCTATACCACGGGCAACGGAGCGAACGGATTCACGTTGGACCCCAGTGTGGGCGAATTCTTCCTCTCGCATCCGAACATCCAGACACCCGAACGGGCAAAGGTATACAGCGTGAATGAAGGGAATTGGAATTATTGGAGCGAAGGCGTTCGCGGGTACATCGATTATCTCAAGGGAACCAAGAACGCTATAGGAAAAGCCTACTCTTCCCGGTACGTTGGCTCTTTGGTGGCCGATTTTCACCGGAATCTCCTCAAGGGCGGTATTTTCATGTACCCTTCGGACACGAAAGACCCCAAAAAGGCCTTCGGAAAGCTGAGATATCTGTACGAATGCGCTCCATTGGCCTTTGTAGTGGAACAGGCCGGTGGTTACGCCAGCACCGGGGAAGGCCGATTGTTGGACTTCGAGCCCCAAAGCATTCACCAGCGGGTGCCGATCTACATCGGAAGCAAATTAGACGTACTGGAAGCGGAAGAATTCGTTCAAGGGAAACGCTGA
- a CDS encoding YggT family protein has protein sequence MGSIAANFLFALAKVLDTVLFLYMIIVIARAVISWVNPDPYNPIVRFLHAATEPVLYRIRRWLPFNLGVIDISPIIVFLIIIFLQHFVVSSLMALAVQMGQGPVIQ, from the coding sequence ATGGGTAGCATTGCCGCTAATTTTCTATTTGCCCTCGCCAAAGTGCTCGATACCGTGCTCTTTCTCTATATGATCATCGTCATAGCGCGTGCGGTTATTTCCTGGGTGAATCCGGACCCGTACAACCCCATTGTGCGCTTTCTCCATGCGGCCACGGAACCGGTGTTGTATCGCATACGAAGATGGCTGCCGTTCAATTTGGGAGTGATCGATATTTCTCCCATCATTGTGTTTTTGATCATCATATTCCTTCAACATTTTGTAGTTTCCTCGCTTATGGCTCTGGCCGTTCAGATGGGGCAAGGGCCGGTGATTCAGTGA
- a CDS encoding DivIVA domain-containing protein, translating into MRDITPEVVRSHRFRTRFRGFDVKEVRTLVEEVCDEMDRLFVENRDLHTQWAEKNKKLEEISEHNRKLNATLSEMRETAKSVEERAQNHADLIISKAELTAEKILNNAHMRVAQLHDDLAELKRQRTHFEVKLRSFIEAHLKFLDMEKESHRQADELDGKLRFLNKG; encoded by the coding sequence ATGAGAGACATCACTCCTGAAGTGGTCCGAAGTCATAGATTCAGGACGCGATTCCGCGGCTTCGACGTGAAAGAAGTGCGGACCCTCGTTGAAGAGGTCTGTGACGAAATGGACCGATTGTTCGTGGAGAACAGGGACCTGCACACCCAATGGGCGGAGAAGAATAAGAAACTGGAAGAGATTTCGGAGCACAATCGGAAGCTGAATGCGACTCTGTCCGAAATGAGGGAGACCGCCAAGTCCGTGGAGGAACGAGCCCAAAACCACGCGGACCTCATCATTTCCAAAGCCGAGCTTACCGCAGAAAAAATACTGAACAATGCGCACATGCGAGTGGCCCAGCTCCACGACGATCTGGCGGAACTCAAGAGGCAGAGAACCCATTTCGAGGTGAAGTTGAGATCGTTTATAGAGGCGCACCTCAAATTTCTGGATATGGAGAAAGAGAGTCATCGCCAGGCCGACGAACTGGACGGCAAGCTCCGGTTCTTGAATAAAGGATAG
- a CDS encoding YggU family protein encodes MVHPKSSRNSIDSIQGNALKIHITAPPVEGAANEAVVSFLAKTWRIPKKDVSLVQGLKSRHKVIFLPYDLDRVVELIEKALDTPHRGKR; translated from the coding sequence GTGGTCCATCCGAAGAGTTCGCGAAACTCGATCGACTCCATTCAAGGGAACGCACTGAAGATACATATTACGGCTCCGCCGGTCGAGGGTGCGGCCAATGAAGCCGTCGTTTCATTTCTTGCCAAGACCTGGCGTATTCCCAAGAAGGACGTGAGCCTCGTCCAGGGACTCAAATCCAGGCACAAAGTGATCTTTCTACCCTATGATTTGGACCGGGTCGTGGAACTGATCGAAAAGGCCCTGGACACCCCGCATCGCGGCAAGAGATGA